From a region of the Corallococcus coralloides DSM 2259 genome:
- a CDS encoding SanA/YdcF family protein encodes MKAGGTTRVWVRRGLGLLGLALAVLLGLSHFVRLRYQGRIVPLAVAPEAPVALVFGAGLAPGAVPSPVLAQRLDAAIALWRQGKVQSLLVSGDNSAPFHNETRAMRRYLLEHGVPEDAVVGDEAGLSTYDSCLRAHSVFGANRAVLVTQRFHLSRALFIANSVGIDAWGVAADEGRATPWRYTVRETLSRVLALGMVLLEVKPGSTDGQPPTAPR; translated from the coding sequence ATGAAGGCTGGCGGCACGACCAGGGTGTGGGTACGCAGGGGCCTGGGGCTGCTCGGGCTGGCCCTGGCCGTCCTGCTGGGTCTGTCCCACTTCGTGCGCCTGCGCTACCAGGGCCGCATCGTGCCGCTGGCCGTGGCTCCGGAGGCCCCGGTGGCCCTGGTGTTCGGGGCGGGGCTGGCGCCGGGCGCGGTGCCGTCGCCGGTGCTGGCGCAGCGGCTGGACGCGGCCATCGCGCTCTGGCGGCAGGGCAAGGTTCAGTCGCTGCTGGTGAGCGGGGACAACTCCGCGCCCTTCCACAACGAGACGCGGGCCATGCGGCGCTACCTGCTGGAGCACGGGGTGCCGGAGGACGCGGTGGTGGGGGACGAGGCGGGGCTGTCCACCTACGACAGCTGCCTGCGGGCGCACTCGGTGTTCGGCGCGAACCGGGCGGTGCTCGTCACGCAGCGCTTCCACCTGTCGCGGGCGCTCTTCATCGCCAACTCGGTGGGCATCGACGCGTGGGGCGTGGCGGCGGACGAGGGACGGGCGACTCCCTGGCGCTACACGGTGCGCGAGACGCTGTCCCGGGTGCTGGCGCTGGGGATGGTGCTGCTGGAGGTGAAGCCCGGCAGCACTGACGGCCAGCCGCCGACGGCTCCCCGCTGA
- a CDS encoding thioredoxin family protein: protein MAHPVSIEATTETFDSLVMEPRDELVVVDFWGPGCPNCDIYAAAEPELLKELDGAPMRVVKVNAYEHEALATRFGLFGIPTFLLFRNGKLLGKMSQYYGKPYFLGVIRDHLPGGAKAQA from the coding sequence ATGGCGCATCCCGTAAGCATCGAAGCGACGACCGAGACCTTCGACTCGCTCGTCATGGAACCCCGCGACGAGCTGGTGGTGGTGGACTTCTGGGGCCCCGGCTGCCCGAACTGCGACATCTACGCGGCCGCCGAACCCGAGCTCCTCAAGGAGCTGGACGGCGCCCCCATGCGCGTCGTCAAGGTCAACGCCTACGAGCACGAGGCCCTGGCCACCCGCTTCGGCCTGTTCGGCATCCCCACCTTCCTGCTGTTCCGCAACGGGAAGCTGCTGGGGAAGATGAGCCAGTACTACGGCAAGCCCTACTTCCTGGGCGTCATCCGGGACCACCTGCCCGGCGGCGCCAAGGCCCAGGCCTGA
- the atpG gene encoding ATP synthase F1 subunit gamma yields the protein MASLRDIRKRIRSVKNTRQITKAMKMVSAAKLRKAQDAILAARPYAQTLEQIISELAVRSADQELAHPLLATRPIRRVELLLLTSDRGLAGGFNSNVIRRANRYLYENSNLQVRVSTVGRKGNDFFRNRGQSIRKDFAGLYATLNYRSAANVAEELAAAFLNDEVDAVYVVYNEFVSAITQNVVVSQLLPLQPATAKAATPTPETVTSAPALVDFKYEPSRQAVLDRLVPQAVNIKLYRALLESVASEQGARMSAMENATNNATDMISSYTLLYNRTRQAVITKELMEIVSGAEALK from the coding sequence ATGGCGTCCCTTCGCGACATCCGCAAGCGCATCCGCTCGGTGAAGAACACGCGGCAGATCACCAAGGCCATGAAGATGGTCTCCGCCGCGAAGCTCCGGAAGGCGCAGGACGCCATCCTCGCCGCCCGCCCGTACGCGCAGACGCTGGAGCAGATCATCTCCGAGCTGGCCGTGCGCTCCGCCGACCAGGAGCTGGCGCACCCGCTGCTCGCCACCCGCCCCATCCGCCGCGTGGAGCTGCTGCTCCTCACGTCCGACCGCGGCCTCGCCGGCGGCTTCAACTCCAACGTCATCCGCCGCGCCAACCGCTACCTGTACGAGAACAGCAACCTCCAGGTGCGCGTCTCCACGGTGGGCCGCAAGGGCAACGACTTCTTCCGCAACCGCGGCCAGTCCATCCGCAAGGACTTCGCCGGCCTGTACGCGACGCTGAACTACCGCTCCGCCGCCAACGTCGCGGAAGAGCTGGCCGCCGCCTTCCTCAACGATGAGGTCGACGCGGTCTACGTCGTCTACAACGAGTTCGTCTCCGCCATCACCCAGAACGTGGTCGTGTCGCAGCTCCTGCCGCTGCAGCCCGCCACGGCGAAGGCCGCCACGCCCACCCCGGAGACCGTGACCTCCGCTCCGGCCCTGGTGGACTTCAAGTACGAGCCGTCCCGCCAGGCCGTGCTGGACCGGCTGGTGCCCCAGGCGGTCAACATCAAGCTGTACCGGGCGCTGCTGGAGAGCGTGGCCAGCGAGCAGGGCGCGCGCATGAGCGCCATGGAGAACGCCACCAACAACGCCACGGACATGATCTCCAGCTACACCCTGCTCTACAACCGCACCCGCCAGGCGGTCATCACCAAGGAGCTCATGGAGATCGTCTCCGGCGCCGAGGCCCTCAAGTAG
- the atpD gene encoding F0F1 ATP synthase subunit beta has protein sequence MSAQVPTTGKITQVLGPVVDVEFPPGGLPEVYAALKVTNPNLGAEKDNLTIEVAQHLGENTVRCIAMDSTEGLGRGMPVSNTGAPIQVPVGKATLGRIMNVTGEPVDEMGPVSATEYWPIHRAPPPFTEQDVRVQMFETGIKVIDLLAPYTRGGKIGLFGGAGVGKTVLLQELIRNVAVERGGFSVFAGVGERTREGNDLYHEMQETKVIQTDNLEKSQAVLVYGQMNEPPGARARVALSALTMAEYFRDVEGRDVLLFVDNIFRFTQAGSEVSALLGRIPSAVGYQPTLATEMGGLQERITSTTKGSITSVQAIYVPADDLTDPAPATAFAHLDATTVLNRSIAELAIFPAVDPLDSTSRILSADVLGAEHYAVARRIQGILQRYKELQDIIAILGMDELSEEDKLSVARARKIQRFLSQPFFVAKVFTGLDGRYVKLQDTIRSFKEIADGKHDDLPESAFYMVGSIEEAQEKARKLAAA, from the coding sequence ATGAGCGCTCAAGTCCCGACGACTGGCAAGATCACGCAGGTTCTCGGCCCCGTGGTCGACGTGGAGTTCCCGCCCGGCGGGCTCCCTGAGGTGTACGCCGCCCTCAAGGTGACCAACCCCAACCTGGGCGCGGAGAAGGACAACCTCACCATCGAGGTCGCTCAGCACCTGGGTGAGAACACCGTGCGCTGCATCGCCATGGACTCCACGGAGGGCCTGGGCCGCGGCATGCCGGTGAGCAACACGGGCGCCCCCATCCAGGTGCCGGTGGGCAAGGCCACCCTGGGCCGCATCATGAACGTCACCGGCGAGCCGGTGGACGAGATGGGCCCCGTGAGCGCCACGGAGTACTGGCCCATCCACCGCGCGCCCCCTCCGTTCACGGAGCAGGACGTGCGCGTGCAGATGTTCGAGACCGGCATCAAGGTCATCGACCTGCTCGCCCCCTACACCCGTGGCGGCAAGATCGGCCTGTTCGGCGGCGCCGGCGTGGGCAAGACGGTGCTCCTGCAGGAGCTCATCCGCAACGTGGCCGTGGAGCGCGGCGGCTTCTCCGTGTTCGCCGGCGTCGGTGAGCGCACCCGCGAAGGCAACGACCTGTACCACGAGATGCAGGAGACCAAGGTCATCCAGACCGACAACCTGGAGAAGAGCCAGGCGGTCCTCGTGTACGGCCAGATGAACGAGCCGCCCGGCGCCCGCGCCCGCGTGGCCCTCTCCGCGCTGACCATGGCGGAGTACTTCCGCGACGTGGAGGGCCGTGACGTGCTCCTCTTCGTGGACAACATCTTCCGCTTCACCCAGGCCGGCTCGGAAGTGTCCGCCCTCCTGGGCCGCATCCCCAGCGCGGTGGGTTACCAGCCCACGCTCGCCACGGAGATGGGCGGCCTGCAGGAGCGCATCACCTCCACCACCAAGGGCTCCATCACCTCCGTGCAGGCCATCTACGTGCCCGCGGACGACCTGACGGACCCGGCCCCCGCCACCGCGTTCGCCCACCTGGACGCGACCACGGTGCTCAACCGCTCCATCGCGGAGCTCGCCATCTTCCCCGCCGTGGACCCGCTGGACTCCACCAGCCGCATCCTGTCCGCGGACGTGCTGGGCGCCGAGCACTACGCCGTGGCCCGCCGCATCCAGGGCATCCTGCAGCGCTACAAGGAGCTCCAGGACATCATCGCCATCCTCGGCATGGACGAGCTCTCCGAAGAGGACAAGCTGTCCGTGGCGCGCGCCCGCAAGATCCAGCGCTTCCTGTCCCAGCCGTTCTTCGTGGCCAAGGTCTTCACCGGCCTGGACGGCCGCTACGTGAAGCTCCAGGACACCATCCGCTCCTTCAAGGAGATCGCGGACGGCAAGCACGACGACCTCCCGGAGTCCGCCTTCTACATGGTCGGCTCCATCGAGGAGGCGCAGGAGAAGGCCCGCAAGCTGGCGGCGGCGTAA
- a CDS encoding SMI1/KNR4 family protein: MHEWLEALRKSAKATSEGVQAEEVRRAETECGVPFPEDLADLYQALNGGEFQGEVRLFPLRGEEGAPSVLEKSRLMVVGLPAAGVWRFGLKGAHRHLFVARKSAMEEQGDGGGPLPGWVDALDGDTWVFGTWDGEKKEMRLYRRLKDMLEVLIPPVEEVESFGERTFARAMNAVLQGALSGAAAQALENEEEAPAGRGGDYSGALAALARDAGEDEEAEEEELEAAEAADEFEAEEAEDEEAEVSGEEEREEELAEDTGEEEAPEQEELFEEPEPKRPAVKKARREKAVTETPSAPAKKAEATEAEAPSETVSTRAGARKAAGKKGAAKKAASGAAKKGPGKTAAKKAAPARGAAKKGAAAKKAAPARGTAKKAAPASGAAKKSAAKQGATAKKSAAKQGATAKKGAVQKRGAAAKKSAAKGAAARGAQTRGAAAKKSTGKAAAKKGAQTRGAAAKKGASTRGAAKKAPGKGAAKKSSRR, from the coding sequence ATGCACGAGTGGTTGGAGGCACTGCGCAAGTCGGCGAAGGCGACCTCGGAGGGTGTGCAGGCGGAGGAGGTCCGCCGCGCGGAGACGGAGTGCGGCGTCCCGTTCCCCGAGGACCTGGCGGACCTGTACCAGGCGCTCAACGGCGGTGAGTTCCAGGGCGAGGTGCGGCTGTTCCCGCTGCGTGGCGAGGAGGGAGCGCCCAGCGTCCTGGAGAAGAGCCGGCTGATGGTGGTGGGGCTGCCCGCCGCGGGCGTGTGGCGCTTCGGTCTGAAGGGGGCGCACCGGCACCTGTTCGTCGCGCGCAAGTCCGCGATGGAGGAGCAGGGGGACGGTGGCGGGCCGCTGCCCGGCTGGGTGGACGCGCTGGACGGGGACACCTGGGTCTTCGGCACCTGGGACGGTGAGAAGAAGGAGATGCGGCTGTACCGCAGGCTCAAGGACATGCTCGAGGTGCTGATTCCGCCCGTGGAAGAGGTGGAGAGTTTCGGGGAGCGGACCTTCGCGCGCGCCATGAACGCCGTGCTTCAGGGAGCGCTGTCCGGAGCGGCCGCGCAGGCGCTGGAGAACGAGGAGGAGGCGCCCGCTGGCCGTGGCGGCGACTACTCGGGCGCCCTGGCCGCCCTGGCCCGTGACGCGGGCGAGGACGAGGAGGCCGAGGAGGAGGAGCTCGAAGCCGCGGAGGCCGCCGACGAGTTCGAAGCCGAAGAGGCCGAGGACGAGGAGGCCGAGGTGTCCGGCGAGGAGGAGCGGGAGGAGGAACTGGCCGAGGACACCGGTGAGGAGGAGGCCCCCGAGCAGGAGGAGCTGTTCGAGGAGCCCGAGCCCAAGCGCCCCGCCGTGAAGAAGGCCCGCCGCGAGAAGGCGGTCACCGAGACGCCGTCCGCCCCCGCGAAGAAGGCCGAAGCCACCGAAGCGGAGGCACCGAGCGAAACCGTCTCCACCAGGGCGGGAGCGCGCAAGGCAGCCGGCAAGAAGGGCGCCGCGAAGAAGGCCGCGAGTGGGGCCGCGAAGAAGGGCCCGGGAAAGACCGCCGCGAAGAAGGCCGCACCCGCGCGTGGGGCCGCGAAGAAGGGCGCTGCCGCGAAGAAGGCCGCACCCGCGCGTGGGACCGCGAAGAAGGCCGCACCCGCGAGTGGGGCCGCGAAGAAGTCCGCAGCGAAGCAGGGTGCCACCGCGAAGAAGTCCGCAGCGAAGCAGGGGGCCACCGCGAAGAAGGGCGCGGTCCAGAAGCGTGGCGCTGCCGCGAAGAAGTCGGCTGCGAAGGGGGCTGCCGCGAGGGGCGCTCAGACGCGCGGGGCCGCCGCGAAGAAGTCCACGGGCAAGGCCGCCGCGAAGAAGGGGGCTCAGACGCGCGGGGCGGCCGCGAAGAAGGGCGCATCCACGCGTGGAGCCGCGAAGAAGGCCCCGGGCAAGGGCGCCGCGAAGAAGTCCTCGCGCCGTTAG